One Chrysiogenia bacterium DNA segment encodes these proteins:
- a CDS encoding Hsp20/alpha crystallin family protein codes for MSNGLTTRTSRPLTTRDFFDRFFEDAFGRGVAPLGFSGAEATGRDWVPSVDITERDGTLLVSAEIPGLKKEDVDVDISNGVLTLSGKREFEHDETKDNVHRIERSYGSFRRSFTLPSDADASKASAEFKDGVLRVSIPKTEAAKATKISIK; via the coding sequence ATGAGTAACGGACTCACCACCCGCACGAGCCGCCCGCTCACCACGCGGGATTTCTTTGACCGCTTCTTTGAGGACGCCTTCGGCCGCGGCGTCGCCCCGCTCGGATTCTCCGGCGCCGAGGCCACCGGCCGCGACTGGGTTCCCAGTGTCGACATCACCGAGCGCGACGGCACGCTGCTCGTCAGCGCGGAGATCCCGGGCCTGAAGAAGGAAGACGTCGACGTCGATATCAGCAACGGCGTGCTCACCCTCTCGGGCAAGCGCGAATTCGAACACGACGAGACCAAGGACAACGTCCATCGCATCGAACGATCCTACGGCAGCTTCCGCCGTTCCTTCACGCTTCCCAGCGACGCCGATGCATCGAAGGCCAGCGCCGAATTCAAGGACGGCGTCCTTCGCGTGAGCATCCCCAAGACCGAAGCCGCCAAGGCAACCAAGATTTCGATCAAGTAA
- a CDS encoding NTP transferase domain-containing protein: protein MAIHVQTAVIPAAGLGTRWLPQSLAAPKELVPIVDRPVLHYVVEEAAAARIRRIVLVISPGKEALVNYFSRPDDLVEMLKNDGRLAEIEPLLTLLRRVEVCAVYQDEPRGLGHAILCAKDEVEEGPFAVLLPDELFDGKPQPLRQLLDAATEKDAAVSLLEVPAGEVSSYGIVAGKKEGKLLRIARAVEKPTRRAAPSRLALVGRYVLPGDTFELLRSTSPDSKGEIQLTPALARLAAQGRLLGATVRCTRFDAGQPRGWFEANQHFGKQHFR, encoded by the coding sequence ATGGCAATCCATGTTCAGACAGCGGTCATCCCTGCGGCGGGGCTTGGCACCCGCTGGTTGCCCCAGTCCCTGGCGGCGCCCAAGGAACTCGTCCCCATCGTGGACCGGCCGGTGCTCCACTACGTGGTGGAGGAAGCGGCCGCCGCGCGCATCCGCCGGATCGTGCTGGTGATCTCGCCGGGCAAGGAAGCCCTCGTCAACTACTTTTCGCGTCCCGACGACCTGGTGGAGATGCTCAAGAATGACGGGCGCCTCGCGGAGATCGAGCCGTTGCTGACCCTGCTGCGCCGGGTGGAAGTCTGCGCCGTCTACCAGGACGAGCCACGCGGCCTGGGCCACGCAATTCTGTGTGCGAAAGACGAAGTGGAGGAGGGGCCCTTCGCGGTGCTGCTTCCCGACGAGCTCTTCGATGGAAAGCCCCAGCCGCTACGTCAGTTGCTCGACGCCGCCACCGAAAAGGACGCGGCGGTTTCCCTGCTCGAAGTGCCCGCCGGCGAGGTTTCGAGCTACGGGATCGTGGCCGGTAAGAAAGAGGGCAAGCTCCTGCGCATTGCCAGGGCGGTCGAGAAGCCGACGCGCCGCGCAGCGCCCTCGCGGCTGGCGCTGGTGGGGCGCTACGTGTTGCCGGGCGATACCTTCGAGCTGCTTCGGAGCACCTCGCCCGACAGCAAGGGGGAGATCCAGCTCACCCCCGCCCTGGCGCGGCTTGCGGCGCAGGGCCGCCTGCTGGGGGCCACGGTTCGCTGCACGCGCTTCGATGCCGGACAACCCCGGGGCTGGTTTGAAGCCAACCAACACTTTGGAAAACAGCACTTTCGTTGA
- a CDS encoding glucose 1-dehydrogenase: MIRERFDLSGKWALVTGASRGIGEATAMALAESGADLVLVSRKLPDLEAVAAKVEAAGRKAHCIPANMGSDEELERLKDKLEEIGVTPNILINNAATNPAMGTLIDLPDSVWQKIMDVNVTGPLRLCRRIVPMMRKAGGGSIVNVASIAGLRPSTTLGAYGISKAAVIHMTKTLASELAPFKIRVNCVAPGLVKTKFAEALFTNEAIYKAAISQIKMHRHGEPDEIAGIILTLASEAASFMTGEVVVVDGGATLG, encoded by the coding sequence ATGATTCGCGAGCGCTTTGATCTTTCCGGCAAATGGGCACTGGTAACCGGCGCGAGCCGCGGCATCGGCGAAGCGACGGCCATGGCACTGGCTGAGTCGGGCGCGGATCTCGTGCTGGTCTCACGCAAGCTGCCCGACCTCGAAGCCGTCGCGGCAAAGGTTGAGGCCGCCGGGCGCAAGGCCCACTGCATTCCCGCCAACATGGGCTCGGACGAAGAGCTCGAACGGCTCAAGGACAAGCTCGAGGAGATCGGGGTTACTCCCAATATCCTCATCAACAACGCGGCGACCAACCCCGCCATGGGCACGCTCATCGACCTGCCCGACTCGGTCTGGCAGAAGATCATGGACGTCAACGTGACCGGCCCCTTGCGGCTTTGCCGGCGCATCGTGCCCATGATGCGAAAGGCCGGCGGGGGAAGCATCGTCAACGTCGCCTCCATCGCCGGGCTTCGTCCGTCCACGACGCTGGGCGCCTACGGCATTTCAAAGGCCGCGGTCATTCACATGACCAAAACCCTGGCCAGCGAGCTGGCCCCGTTCAAGATCCGCGTCAACTGCGTGGCGCCGGGTCTGGTAAAGACCAAATTCGCCGAGGCCCTCTTCACCAATGAGGCGATCTACAAGGCGGCCATTTCCCAGATCAAGATGCACCGCCACGGCGAGCCCGATGAAATCGCGGGAATCATCCTGACCCTGGCCAGCGAGGCAGCCAGCTTCATGACCGGCGAAGTTGTCGTGGTCGACGGCGGCGCGACGCTCGGCTGA
- the rpsT gene encoding 30S ribosomal protein S20, whose protein sequence is MPNHKSAAKRARQTETRTARNRLVKASMRTTIKKARAPEAGDEALTAAVKDVYKAASKGVIHKRQAARRVSRLVKAHNSKKAAA, encoded by the coding sequence GTGCCCAATCATAAGTCCGCAGCCAAGCGTGCCCGCCAGACGGAGACCCGCACCGCGCGCAACCGCCTGGTAAAGGCCAGCATGCGCACCACCATCAAGAAGGCCCGCGCCCCCGAAGCGGGCGATGAGGCGCTCACCGCCGCCGTCAAGGACGTCTACAAGGCCGCCAGCAAGGGCGTCATCCACAAGCGTCAGGCCGCCCGCCGCGTCTCGCGCCTGGTGAAGGCCCACAACTCCAAGAAGGCCGCTGCCTGA
- the holA gene encoding DNA polymerase III subunit delta, with protein sequence MGAITSSKALQDIEKGKFAPIYWIWGPEAFFTDKLLAALKKKVVTAAPDFNFDNLDAGPPVKSGMSQVIGAASSHPTMAPLRLVLVKSADAFKADDYDALADYAANPLGTTVLCFVSSGDKKPDLRRKAFKAIDKLGGLVECKPVYEREIPAWVDRMAKERGMSVERGAVDVLVQYIGTDLLAIDQTIEKASLLQENPTVLSEALAQEAVSLSRHRDVFEVFNAAVEGRQADAVSGLRRLYTDGEKAAGLLPGLWWQFKRLWMAAEMVSNGKRRPEISQVVGGGRPMAPWALDQLAKQVVTFDAERCRQVAPRFTRLDRLAKGGTHFPEIELEHLVLEMSGIAGRKARR encoded by the coding sequence TTGGGCGCCATCACCTCCAGCAAGGCCCTGCAGGATATCGAGAAGGGCAAGTTCGCTCCGATCTACTGGATCTGGGGGCCGGAGGCATTCTTTACCGACAAGCTGCTGGCGGCGCTCAAGAAGAAAGTCGTGACCGCGGCCCCGGACTTTAACTTCGACAATCTCGATGCCGGCCCGCCGGTGAAATCAGGCATGTCCCAGGTCATCGGCGCCGCTTCCTCGCATCCGACCATGGCGCCGCTGCGGCTGGTTCTCGTCAAGAGCGCCGACGCCTTCAAGGCCGACGACTACGACGCGCTGGCCGACTACGCGGCTAATCCGCTGGGCACCACGGTGCTCTGCTTCGTCTCCAGTGGGGACAAGAAACCCGACCTGCGCCGCAAGGCCTTCAAGGCCATCGACAAGCTCGGCGGCCTGGTGGAGTGCAAGCCCGTCTACGAGCGCGAGATCCCCGCGTGGGTCGACCGCATGGCCAAGGAACGCGGCATGAGCGTCGAACGCGGCGCCGTGGACGTGCTTGTCCAGTATATCGGCACCGACCTGCTCGCCATCGACCAGACCATTGAGAAGGCTTCGCTGCTGCAGGAGAACCCGACGGTGTTGAGCGAGGCGCTCGCGCAGGAGGCGGTCTCGCTCTCGCGCCACCGTGACGTGTTCGAAGTCTTCAACGCCGCGGTGGAGGGCCGGCAGGCCGACGCTGTTTCGGGGCTTCGGCGTCTCTACACCGATGGGGAGAAGGCCGCGGGCCTGCTGCCCGGTCTGTGGTGGCAGTTCAAGCGGCTGTGGATGGCCGCCGAGATGGTGAGCAACGGCAAGCGCCGCCCGGAGATCTCCCAGGTGGTGGGCGGCGGGCGTCCGATGGCGCCTTGGGCCCTCGATCAGCTCGCCAAGCAGGTGGTGACCTTCGACGCCGAGCGCTGCCGCCAGGTGGCGCCGCGCTTCACGCGCCTCGATCGCCTGGCGAAGGGCGGTACCCATTTCCCCGAGATCGAGCTCGAACACCTCGTGCTGGAGATGTCCGGCATCGCGGGGAGAAAAGCGCGGCGTTAG